In Saccharicrinis fermentans DSM 9555 = JCM 21142, a genomic segment contains:
- a CDS encoding fasciclin domain-containing protein, whose translation MKRLIKLSGLLVSSILLMLVVGVGCDDGLDDKTFLISEELTIAQTLDASPEKFSTFVEMLHLTGFYTSLQSYGSYTCFVPVNEVLDPYIKERWGVNSVGEITNEEHIEEVKELVKFHTMAKSVGASGLVEGRMPDTTYTGDFLTSSYLLGGGIGNVTINREAKLLQYDIRSDNGYIHSIDNVLTPYSDPVPVVIEKAGKHTIFVEALKKTGLYDDFSVIIGESGNKINYTIFAETDSVFALSGINSFDDLAAKYAEDSDYEDVNNGLNRFVAYHATASFLYTIDMPEEGYLSTVLEKNAIKVDKLDDVLKINESETGQEIETWVSLVSDYSNYPAKNGVYHTVDTLMDIFIPKAKHILFDPVSEQPEVISKTVRNKNKVTADAYQDVDWYPSSNTNRFLAGSSYKNLNWNIFDLGGCVWYEFKTPILAKGKYEFLICANGGNNARGKFQVYWDDEPIGSIYDLTTKGANIGYPDSIAMEANGWRMGLESITNKNGDKQSDQANTLRRVVTRELLCPEQKRHTIKLVAVKSGGIPLDYFEFIPVD comes from the coding sequence ATGAAAAGGCTAATAAAATTATCAGGTTTACTAGTGAGTTCAATACTTCTTATGTTAGTTGTTGGTGTTGGATGTGACGACGGTCTGGACGATAAAACTTTCTTGATCAGTGAAGAGTTAACTATTGCACAGACCTTGGATGCAAGTCCGGAGAAATTTTCAACTTTTGTCGAAATGCTTCACCTAACAGGGTTTTATACCTCCTTGCAGTCATACGGATCTTATACCTGTTTTGTACCTGTAAACGAAGTGTTGGATCCTTATATTAAGGAGCGATGGGGTGTTAATTCAGTAGGCGAGATCACCAATGAGGAGCACATTGAAGAGGTTAAAGAACTGGTAAAGTTTCATACCATGGCTAAGAGCGTAGGTGCCAGTGGATTAGTGGAGGGCAGAATGCCGGATACCACTTATACAGGCGATTTTTTAACCTCCTCGTACTTGCTTGGTGGCGGTATTGGAAATGTAACCATAAATAGAGAAGCAAAATTATTACAATATGATATCAGATCGGATAATGGATATATTCATAGCATAGACAATGTATTGACCCCTTATTCTGATCCAGTACCCGTAGTCATTGAAAAAGCCGGGAAGCACACAATATTTGTCGAGGCTTTAAAGAAAACTGGATTGTATGATGATTTTTCAGTTATTATTGGAGAAAGTGGAAATAAAATTAATTATACCATTTTTGCTGAAACAGACTCTGTTTTTGCCTTGTCTGGTATTAACTCCTTTGACGATTTAGCTGCTAAATATGCTGAGGATTCAGATTATGAGGATGTCAATAATGGTTTAAACCGTTTTGTAGCTTACCATGCCACAGCTTCTTTTTTATATACTATTGATATGCCTGAAGAAGGGTATCTGAGTACTGTTTTAGAAAAGAATGCCATTAAAGTGGATAAGCTGGATGATGTACTGAAAATTAATGAATCGGAAACAGGCCAGGAAATAGAAACTTGGGTATCATTGGTGAGCGATTATAGTAATTATCCGGCTAAAAATGGTGTTTATCACACCGTGGATACCTTAATGGATATTTTTATTCCTAAGGCTAAACATATTTTGTTTGATCCTGTATCGGAACAGCCTGAAGTGATATCTAAAACTGTTAGAAATAAAAATAAGGTTACGGCTGATGCATATCAGGATGTGGATTGGTATCCATCATCAAATACAAACCGTTTTTTGGCTGGTTCAAGCTACAAAAATTTGAATTGGAATATTTTCGACTTGGGTGGTTGCGTTTGGTACGAATTTAAAACGCCCATATTAGCTAAAGGTAAATACGAATTCTTGATTTGTGCTAATGGAGGTAACAATGCAAGGGGTAAGTTTCAGGTTTACTGGGATGATGAGCCCATTGGTTCTATTTATGATTTAACGACTAAAGGTGCTAATATTGGTTATCCCGACTCTATTGCTATGGAAGCAAATGGTTGGCGTATGGGATTGGAATCTATTACCAATAAAAATGGTGACAAACAGAGTGATCAAGCTAACACTTTAAGGCGCGTGGTAACCAGGGAGCTACTGTGTCCGGAGCAAAAACGCCATACCATTAAGTTGGTGGCTGTTAAAAGTGGAGGGATACCGCTCGACTATTTTGAATTTATACCAGTTGATTAA
- a CDS encoding fasciclin domain-containing protein — protein MNKIILHSLLSLMVILALGACENEQWDDHYEQSDNRLDTDLLAFIGADPELSTFYDLIIQTGFDKLIMDDQAYTVWAPVNEAFSSVPSEILNDPERLMDLIGNHISTFSFASTSQIENGLVKVLNNKYIEYLNDEETGSFSGVDVVSNDNLCSNGIIHKISDVALVRENIWSYFTNSDDFTVMNEYLAQYNVTLFDTLNSVVVGQNSLGQTVYDSVFVESNSYFNLIGDLDSEEERYSLIALSDDVYNDAYGLISPYFTHPDVEVVKNRTNETIYNNLNFPWIDTDIHTSGYLTNTYGNSLFVDQSLLANEVVLSNGNLFMPESYSFDPKDLIYKPVRYEVENTDRREVGSLSDLTINKVYDVSASGLFTNKIIFIGESLNDDNNFFEVSFSNVLAAKYDLYIKYSPVGATKETLLKFKVSITGPDGTSEYEIVPEDPINNYLDERVKIGDTYDIPVYIDDEASNNYHVKVKVMMDVEDAAVVLYDRMVGIDYIELVPAE, from the coding sequence ATGAATAAAATAATATTACATAGTTTGCTTTCTCTGATGGTGATTCTTGCCTTGGGAGCTTGTGAGAATGAGCAATGGGACGACCATTATGAGCAAAGTGATAATAGGTTGGATACCGATTTGCTAGCCTTCATTGGAGCGGATCCAGAGTTAAGTACTTTTTATGATTTGATTATTCAAACTGGGTTTGATAAGCTTATAATGGATGATCAGGCTTATACGGTTTGGGCACCGGTCAACGAGGCCTTCAGTAGCGTACCTTCAGAAATACTAAATGATCCGGAAAGATTGATGGATTTGATAGGAAACCATATTAGTACCTTTTCTTTTGCTTCAACGAGTCAAATTGAAAATGGCTTGGTTAAGGTGCTTAATAATAAATATATCGAATATTTAAACGACGAAGAAACAGGTAGTTTTTCTGGTGTTGATGTGGTTTCTAATGATAATTTATGTAGCAATGGAATTATTCATAAAATTAGTGATGTGGCTCTAGTGCGAGAGAATATATGGAGCTATTTTACTAATTCAGATGATTTTACTGTAATGAATGAGTATTTAGCCCAGTATAATGTTACTTTGTTTGATACTTTAAATAGTGTAGTTGTAGGACAGAATAGTTTGGGGCAAACAGTTTACGATTCGGTTTTTGTAGAATCAAATAGTTACTTTAATCTTATTGGTGATTTGGACTCTGAAGAAGAACGTTATAGTCTGATCGCCTTAAGTGATGATGTGTACAATGATGCATATGGTCTTATCAGTCCTTATTTTACACACCCTGATGTAGAGGTGGTTAAAAACCGTACCAACGAAACAATATATAATAACCTTAATTTTCCATGGATCGATACCGACATACATACCAGTGGTTATCTCACCAATACCTATGGAAATAGCTTATTTGTTGATCAGTCTCTACTAGCGAATGAGGTGGTTTTAAGCAATGGAAATTTGTTTATGCCCGAAAGTTATTCTTTTGATCCTAAAGATTTGATTTATAAACCAGTGAGATATGAAGTGGAAAATACAGATCGTAGAGAGGTTGGTTCTCTTTCTGATTTGACTATCAATAAGGTATATGATGTTTCTGCTTCAGGACTTTTTACCAATAAAATTATATTTATTGGAGAATCTTTAAATGATGACAATAATTTCTTTGAAGTGTCATTTAGTAATGTTCTGGCAGCTAAATACGATCTATATATTAAGTATTCACCAGTGGGTGCAACCAAAGAAACCTTGTTAAAATTTAAAGTAAGTATTACAGGACCAGATGGAACTTCTGAATATGAAATAGTGCCGGAAGATCCCATTAATAACTATTTGGATGAACGAGTGAAAATTGGTGATACTTATGATATACCTGTGTACATAGATGATGAGGCATCCAATAATTACCATGTAAAAGTGAAAGTGATGATGGATGTGGAAGATGCTGCAGTTGTACTATACGATAGAATGGTCGGTATTGATTATATAGAGTTGGTTCCGGCAGAATAG
- a CDS encoding RagB/SusD family nutrient uptake outer membrane protein — protein sequence MRKYILKIGVSLGIIMMLTASCDDYLELTPKDDLVQDEFWQNKEQVNSAVAGIYASMNESGFTERLLLWGEARAEMMVSIDASNNAQNMMKNYLVPTNGYVSWTNFYKTINYCNMVLAFADQAKENDPTFTELALNRYKAEAQTLRSLVYFFLVKNYKEIPLIAEATLSDQADFYPAKSSEGEVLNHITSDILAVIDYLPVSYEEGVKYDKGRLTKGAAYSILADIYLWQEKYDDCIEACQKVIDLQKYSLVEKSEWFNQIFFEGNSSEGIFELQFDDLFSTLRSYFYYFDPKVKPYDEIQDLFPEEVEDVRANRGSYDRSTGTVFKYAGVDAKAGTFRSYTEFYNTWIFYRYADVLLMQAEAYLLSENNKDEAKAYDLINQVHMRATGIPLEADNLYYDLLKERQKEFAFEGKRWYDLLRYARRNSFQDQYLITELVEIKAGADNADIIESYYSDTASYFLPIYQNEINLNSNLEQNPYYIN from the coding sequence ATGCGAAAATATATTTTAAAAATCGGAGTTTCACTGGGCATTATCATGATGCTTACTGCGAGCTGTGATGATTATTTGGAGTTGACTCCTAAGGATGATCTGGTTCAGGATGAGTTTTGGCAAAATAAAGAGCAGGTGAATTCGGCCGTGGCCGGTATTTATGCATCTATGAATGAGTCTGGTTTTACGGAACGTTTATTACTTTGGGGCGAAGCCAGAGCAGAGATGATGGTTTCGATTGATGCCAGTAACAATGCGCAAAATATGATGAAAAATTATCTAGTGCCAACCAATGGGTATGTGAGCTGGACTAACTTTTATAAAACTATTAACTATTGTAATATGGTGTTGGCTTTTGCCGATCAGGCAAAAGAAAACGATCCTACCTTTACTGAACTGGCTTTGAATAGATATAAGGCAGAGGCGCAAACCTTGCGTTCTTTGGTGTATTTTTTCCTGGTTAAAAACTATAAAGAAATACCACTGATTGCGGAAGCCACATTAAGTGATCAAGCTGATTTTTATCCAGCCAAAAGTAGTGAAGGTGAGGTGTTAAACCATATTACATCAGATATTCTTGCTGTTATTGATTATTTGCCTGTTTCATATGAAGAAGGCGTGAAATATGATAAAGGAAGACTAACCAAGGGGGCTGCTTATTCCATATTGGCCGATATTTATTTGTGGCAGGAAAAATATGACGATTGTATTGAGGCTTGCCAAAAAGTAATTGACTTGCAAAAGTATAGCTTGGTTGAAAAGAGTGAATGGTTTAATCAAATATTTTTTGAAGGAAACTCGTCTGAAGGAATTTTTGAATTGCAATTTGATGATCTTTTTTCAACTCTGAGAAGCTATTTTTATTATTTCGATCCGAAAGTGAAACCTTATGATGAAATACAAGATCTGTTTCCGGAAGAGGTGGAGGATGTGCGTGCCAATAGAGGAAGCTATGATCGTTCAACAGGCACCGTATTTAAATATGCAGGAGTTGATGCTAAGGCAGGAACCTTCCGTAGTTATACCGAATTTTATAATACATGGATCTTTTATAGGTATGCCGACGTCTTATTGATGCAAGCTGAGGCTTATTTGTTATCTGAAAATAATAAAGATGAGGCAAAGGCCTATGATTTAATCAATCAGGTTCATATGCGTGCTACGGGTATTCCGCTTGAAGCAGATAATTTATATTACGACCTGTTAAAGGAACGTCAAAAAGAATTTGCTTTTGAAGGTAAGCGCTGGTACGACTTACTTCGTTATGCAAGACGAAATAGCTTCCAAGATCAATATTTGATTACTGAATTGGTTGAAATAAAAGCTGGGGCTGATAATGCTGATATTATAGAAAGTTATTATTCGGATACGGCTTCTTACTTTTTGCCAATTTATCAGAATGAAATTAATTTGAATTCTAATTTGGAACAGAATCCATACTACATTAACTAA
- a CDS encoding fasciclin domain-containing protein, which yields MRKIQNLFLICMFGLLISSGGCRPDDEEFDRPTTLAGPVYQQLESMGNFSHYLQCLDRTEYAEALKTGGSWTSFAPTDDAFDAYFQAKGYSSVADMPQYKVEDIVKYSLIIDSYNMTTLTFYSNGWYAGNSFRRYTLYTDSLEIVKGSDYPYLQEVQNKEYLVDKSRTRRKTTNYFLDLYIDSEKNAIERSDYTYMFPGERELEEGEMRVFDSEVTEAEIVAENGLIYALDKVLEPKPNLYQNLSSEEYGGKYSMFKNMLDRFGYFQYMGMEENPYTGAEDSLFQIRYQTGISNNYLAFDPSDEIMPKLINNVDRTEADATGLLVPTNEALIDYLQQDNELAKNYDSYDDMPLDVLAIFLNVNFFTQFWEVCPSQFSETYNVGLEPVHMTEADVVDTKFCSNGLFVGVNKIYPTTSFATVYGPLVLDEDYSVMLSAIKDMGLDNTLKGTGIDFSILGIRNDQWVNIPDPNSTSRKITIEGYTEDMSVIYMSVTGDPDDSNNRVYPDPTSATPSSTEMSYVQETINDIVLNQMIEASLDQPNYYQTKKGEFVYFDGTRVQGGGDILNDEYVGFDQITELSNGKFYATDKFVNPPSDFTYDALANTSNFSQFLMAIDGAGAKLSLTTYSGASLINFLDLRKTYTLFAPNDDAVLKAVEDGVIPNPDPAYLNSLSELDRAIASEQLLNFVKLHFVQHPIPTDGITSGEYKTLYYAEIIDFVPVYSTFEIENDYGNEQITIKNSDTKEMVAQTSGITNLFTKRVVVHEIDSYLK from the coding sequence ATGAGAAAAATTCAAAATTTGTTTCTGATATGCATGTTTGGATTGCTTATTTCATCTGGAGGTTGTAGACCGGATGATGAGGAATTCGATCGGCCTACTACGCTTGCTGGGCCTGTATATCAGCAATTAGAGAGTATGGGTAATTTTAGTCATTACCTGCAATGTTTAGATAGAACAGAGTATGCTGAAGCCCTTAAAACAGGAGGTTCATGGACTTCGTTTGCGCCCACGGACGATGCTTTTGATGCTTACTTTCAGGCCAAAGGATATAGTTCCGTAGCAGATATGCCTCAGTACAAGGTTGAAGATATTGTTAAATATTCCTTAATCATAGATTCCTATAATATGACAACCTTAACTTTTTATAGTAATGGTTGGTATGCAGGGAATAGTTTTAGACGTTATACCTTATATACGGATTCCTTGGAGATAGTAAAGGGGAGTGATTATCCTTATTTACAGGAAGTACAGAACAAAGAATATTTGGTGGATAAAAGTAGAACGAGACGTAAGACTACAAACTACTTCTTAGATCTTTACATTGATTCTGAAAAAAATGCGATAGAACGAAGTGATTATACTTATATGTTTCCTGGAGAGAGAGAATTGGAAGAGGGAGAAATGCGAGTTTTCGATTCGGAGGTTACAGAAGCTGAGATCGTTGCTGAGAATGGTTTAATATATGCTTTGGATAAAGTACTGGAGCCCAAGCCAAATTTATATCAAAATTTAAGTTCCGAAGAGTATGGAGGTAAGTACAGTATGTTTAAAAATATGCTGGATCGTTTTGGGTATTTCCAATATATGGGTATGGAAGAAAATCCATATACTGGAGCCGAGGACTCTCTGTTTCAAATTCGTTACCAAACTGGAATTTCCAATAATTACCTGGCTTTTGATCCAAGTGACGAAATAATGCCTAAGTTAATTAATAATGTGGATCGTACAGAGGCTGATGCAACTGGTTTGTTGGTGCCAACAAATGAGGCTTTAATAGATTATTTACAACAAGATAACGAGCTGGCTAAAAACTACGATTCTTATGATGATATGCCTTTGGATGTATTGGCCATATTCTTGAATGTTAACTTTTTCACCCAGTTTTGGGAAGTATGTCCTAGTCAGTTTTCTGAAACCTATAATGTGGGTTTAGAGCCTGTACATATGACCGAGGCTGATGTGGTGGACACAAAATTTTGTAGTAACGGCCTATTTGTTGGGGTGAATAAAATTTATCCAACAACTAGCTTTGCAACCGTATATGGACCATTGGTACTTGATGAGGACTATTCTGTAATGCTAAGTGCTATTAAAGATATGGGCTTGGATAATACCTTAAAAGGTACGGGTATCGATTTTTCTATCTTGGGAATTAGAAATGACCAGTGGGTGAATATTCCTGACCCCAATAGTACTAGTAGAAAGATTACGATTGAGGGGTATACAGAGGATATGTCTGTAATATATATGTCGGTGACTGGTGATCCTGATGATTCTAATAACAGGGTATATCCGGACCCAACTAGTGCAACACCTAGTAGTACAGAAATGAGTTATGTTCAAGAGACTATCAATGATATTGTGCTAAATCAGATGATCGAAGCTAGTTTGGATCAACCTAATTATTACCAAACTAAAAAAGGTGAGTTTGTATATTTTGATGGTACCCGTGTGCAAGGCGGAGGAGATATCCTTAATGATGAGTATGTTGGATTTGATCAGATCACTGAGTTATCCAATGGTAAATTTTATGCTACCGATAAATTTGTAAATCCGCCATCGGATTTTACGTATGATGCTTTGGCAAATACATCTAACTTTTCTCAATTTTTAATGGCTATTGATGGAGCCGGTGCTAAATTGAGCCTCACTACTTATTCTGGAGCCAGCTTGATCAACTTCTTAGATCTTAGAAAAACATATACATTGTTTGCTCCCAATGACGATGCAGTTCTGAAAGCAGTTGAAGATGGTGTTATTCCAAATCCGGATCCCGCTTACCTAAATAGCCTTAGTGAACTTGATAGAGCAATTGCATCAGAGCAATTACTTAATTTTGTTAAGTTACATTTTGTCCAACATCCTATACCCACTGATGGTATTACTTCGGGTGAGTATAAAACACTTTATTACGCAGAGATAATTGATTTTGTTCCTGTTTATTCCACATTTGAAATTGAAAATGACTATGGAAATGAACAAATAACTATTAAGAACTCGGATACAAAAGAAATGGTGGCGCAGACTTCTGGAATTACCAATCTTTTCACGAAACGTGTAGTGGTACATGAAATAGACAGTTACTTAAAATAG
- a CDS encoding SusC/RagA family TonB-linked outer membrane protein, translating into MKLLIATIVLLGNLVMLTDANAQSGVTITGKVTSSDNGEPLVGVTVAEKNSSNRFINGTITDFNGNYSITIRSTENTLSFSFIGLDTKVVVPGNKKVVNVELDETAVQIDEFVVSARKMVNDGEFAMDPKRVATAVQTIDMKDVTEVSSTSLSDQIQGRLSGVEIVAQSGDPGAGMSIRIRGTSSLNTSSEPLIVINGIPFETQFDDTFDFSVADEQEYAALIGVSADDIAEISVLKDAAATAQYGSKGANGVLMITTKRGTPGKAVFSYGFRGSLSQQPDGIPLLNGHQYSTLIKEETLQLGKNKGTYPQVEYDPSYELYDYYNHNINWLDEITQIGHTQDHNFSVSGGGEKAMYRISSSYKSQKGTTMGTANELFTTRAILDYLVSDKLRITSELSFSHGSLDKAFQLTDKSATSIRNVALIKMPNQSIYELDEFGNSTGAYFTPEDAFQGSGITYYNPVAMANLATYNVESNRISPTFRVRYDVTPSIRYDGIISFDANNNETLHFVPEEALGTYWSGSYANKASQTDSEFFVVRTENRVTWMPKLNDDHSLFLNAKFITYDKTTQTYKVSTSNSPSTLLQSPIIDTRIEGSGNSIESGYTQYRQLTYSAAFNYMFKNRYIIGGGLNYEGSSRFGDDNRYGLFPSVSAKWLINEESFLKTAHWIDELSVRASYGKNGNSPGFNYGQYNVYSTYDYNYIDVRPAYSSSIELDGLKWETVTQENVGFNARMFRGRLDADFDLYLKRTEDMLSKNTSIPTTSGYSSLAYLNIGTIENKGWEFNVMSTLVKRKNFKLDFNFNISQNINEIVEITDAMDVEEGNALSTGSDGYVRRIQEDNPIGSFYGYKYLGVYSTSDDLYARDANGDIIYDMNGEAKMMMFNNTNLFEAGDARYADINHDGNINELDVVYIGNANTKLHGGFGPRVTYKDISLNIFFNFRYKQDVVNLARMNTESMSGYDNQSTATLRRWRFEGDETDIPRAYYNSPKNNLGSDRYLEDASFLRLKSVTLKYNLPKSLLKTIGFTRANVYITGQNLLTFTKYTGPDPETGASSNWKNLGFDSNQTPRSRQVTLGLNLSF; encoded by the coding sequence TTGAAATTACTTATTGCGACAATAGTATTACTCGGAAATTTAGTAATGTTGACTGATGCGAATGCGCAGTCCGGTGTTACTATTACAGGAAAGGTTACTTCATCTGATAATGGAGAACCCTTGGTGGGAGTAACTGTTGCGGAGAAAAATAGTTCGAATCGTTTTATTAATGGTACCATTACCGATTTTAATGGTAACTACTCCATAACCATTAGAAGTACTGAAAATACTTTGTCATTTTCTTTTATAGGTTTAGATACTAAAGTGGTGGTACCTGGTAACAAAAAAGTGGTCAATGTGGAGCTTGATGAAACAGCTGTGCAAATTGATGAGTTTGTTGTAAGTGCCCGTAAAATGGTCAATGATGGTGAGTTTGCCATGGATCCCAAGCGGGTAGCTACGGCTGTTCAAACGATCGATATGAAGGATGTTACAGAAGTGTCTTCTACGTCTTTAAGTGACCAAATACAGGGACGGTTAAGTGGTGTTGAAATTGTTGCTCAATCTGGTGACCCTGGTGCAGGTATGTCCATACGTATTAGAGGTACTTCTTCGTTGAACACTTCTTCTGAGCCACTTATTGTAATCAATGGTATTCCTTTCGAAACACAATTTGATGATACTTTTGATTTTAGCGTGGCCGATGAACAAGAGTATGCGGCCTTAATAGGTGTGTCAGCTGACGATATTGCTGAAATATCAGTTTTAAAAGATGCGGCGGCAACCGCACAATATGGTTCTAAAGGTGCCAATGGTGTTTTAATGATTACTACCAAACGAGGTACACCAGGAAAGGCTGTTTTTTCTTATGGATTCCGAGGTTCTTTGAGTCAACAACCAGATGGTATCCCATTGCTTAATGGACATCAATATTCAACATTAATAAAAGAGGAAACTTTACAGTTAGGAAAAAACAAAGGAACGTATCCTCAAGTGGAGTATGATCCATCTTACGAATTGTATGATTATTATAACCATAACATAAATTGGTTAGATGAAATTACACAAATAGGTCATACTCAAGATCATAACTTCTCAGTTTCAGGTGGTGGAGAAAAGGCCATGTATCGAATTTCATCCAGTTATAAAAGTCAGAAAGGAACAACGATGGGTACGGCCAATGAGTTGTTCACCACAAGAGCTATTTTAGATTATTTAGTTTCTGACAAGTTACGAATTACTTCTGAGCTTTCTTTTAGTCATGGTTCCTTAGACAAGGCTTTTCAGTTGACGGATAAATCGGCTACTAGCATCAGGAATGTAGCATTGATAAAAATGCCTAATCAATCAATCTATGAGTTGGATGAATTTGGTAATTCAACAGGTGCTTATTTTACCCCGGAGGATGCTTTTCAAGGCAGTGGAATTACCTATTATAATCCAGTTGCTATGGCGAACCTAGCCACCTATAACGTGGAGAGTAATCGTATCTCTCCAACTTTTAGGGTGCGGTATGATGTGACACCTAGTATAAGGTACGATGGTATTATTTCCTTTGATGCCAATAACAATGAAACCCTTCATTTTGTACCAGAAGAAGCATTAGGTACTTATTGGTCAGGTTCCTACGCTAATAAAGCTTCACAAACGGATAGTGAGTTTTTTGTGGTTAGAACAGAAAATAGAGTAACATGGATGCCTAAGTTAAATGATGATCACTCTTTGTTTCTGAATGCCAAATTTATTACGTACGATAAGACTACGCAAACCTATAAGGTTTCAACCAGTAACAGTCCTAGTACCTTGTTGCAGTCGCCTATTATCGATACGCGTATCGAAGGATCAGGCAATAGTATTGAGTCAGGATATACACAATATCGCCAACTAACCTATAGTGCAGCTTTCAACTATATGTTTAAAAATAGATATATTATAGGTGGTGGTTTAAACTATGAGGGTAGTTCTCGTTTTGGGGATGATAATCGTTATGGCTTGTTTCCAAGTGTTAGTGCGAAATGGTTAATAAATGAAGAAAGCTTTCTTAAAACAGCTCATTGGATTGATGAACTTAGTGTGAGAGCAAGTTATGGTAAAAATGGTAATTCTCCGGGGTTTAATTATGGTCAATACAATGTGTATTCTACTTATGACTACAATTATATTGATGTGCGCCCTGCATACTCATCAAGTATTGAATTAGACGGACTGAAATGGGAAACTGTTACACAAGAAAACGTTGGTTTTAATGCGCGTATGTTCAGAGGTAGGTTAGATGCTGACTTTGATCTGTATTTGAAACGGACTGAAGATATGTTAAGTAAAAATACAAGTATTCCAACTACTTCTGGTTACTCATCTTTGGCTTATCTTAATATTGGTACCATTGAAAATAAAGGATGGGAATTTAATGTGATGAGTACGCTGGTGAAAAGAAAAAACTTTAAACTTGATTTTAATTTTAATATATCTCAAAATATCAATGAAATTGTTGAGATAACGGATGCCATGGATGTGGAAGAAGGAAATGCCCTCTCTACAGGTTCAGATGGTTATGTGCGTAGGATACAGGAAGATAATCCCATTGGTTCATTCTATGGATATAAGTATTTAGGTGTGTATAGTACTTCTGATGATTTGTATGCCAGAGATGCCAATGGAGATATTATCTACGATATGAATGGTGAAGCCAAAATGATGATGTTTAATAACACCAATCTTTTTGAAGCGGGTGATGCCAGATATGCAGATATTAATCATGATGGCAATATTAATGAACTGGATGTGGTTTATATTGGAAATGCTAACACAAAACTACATGGAGGGTTTGGTCCAAGAGTTACCTATAAGGATATTTCGTTAAATATATTCTTTAACTTTAGGTATAAGCAAGATGTGGTTAATTTGGCTCGTATGAATACCGAAAGTATGAGTGGTTACGACAATCAAAGTACGGCAACTTTGCGAAGATGGAGGTTTGAAGGAGACGAAACGGATATTCCTCGTGCTTATTATAATAGCCCAAAGAATAACTTGGGGTCTGATAGATATTTGGAAGATGCTTCTTTTTTACGCTTGAAATCTGTTACACTGAAGTATAATCTACCTAAGAGCTTGTTAAAAACGATTGGCTTCACCAGAGCCAATGTATATATCACAGGACAAAATTTATTGACATTCACCAAATATACTGGTCCTGATCCAGAAACAGGAGCAAGTAGCAATTGGAAAAATTTAGGTTTTGATAGCAATCAAACACCAAGGTCAAGACAAGTTACCTTAGGATTAAACTTATCATTTTAA